From Clostridia bacterium, the proteins below share one genomic window:
- a CDS encoding fibronectin type III domain-containing protein, with protein sequence MKSSVFKKALSLIISLLLCAGCFTLPAAAEGEENGWSIAETDYAGGTLTVETWSRSAGEMALSLDGSAVAGGAVTQSGGYYRRSFTVDTTAFADGAKTLAFSVGGVQIAEKAVLFDNTAPYIRSWQAIDALGRKYTAYDMEVYPDDIIVLSDGQTFDITFNPTDDGCGVASVTAVLDGRSITPPYEVEYDFITGGYHNMSYTLTDNAGNSATSSLRFEVRKPAPSYSDIRVAETDGGMRISAKLTGSFTRYSAKFCLAEILKASASENVTHGDISAETPAGERPVGAERDGGFLTETAAGGELYQTFAIDVSGKTGKVCADYTGETAVGNRIEMSIYNGVSGEWEHFKTKTSFNGEVNFNLGKNGVNIADYASEGVLKLRFRVISDSAVKYLKTTSFVPSVRFNSQIGETQTGLKNSTAAVVYTGNITSSLGWYILGTADLYNSYSPTRSFSVSVDNSSLLEQFNAAFGGDTATRVSLTWQSAGDMKTHVQLLPYGNIYPDFSSNETKNYTGSTTFSEETGKYIHKLRISSLKPGTKYWMRYGDKNQGVWSHPCVFETAAADDTFAFAAVAPGGSESDVRSAWNAAYWSVAPAFVMTTGSEAAGEAAWKSYFSAMSCVFENVRTVPAAGPSDSGVWWTKYNLSEQSGAGHATGVYYSFVYKNALFVVLNSNDVDAEGKLNSRQLSWLTRTLGADEYDWKFMLLNAPLTGDASASPLAAQLCPIAEQYGVNAVFSSGSAAVSCETGSETLTLDGVGYFTGAEPAYINLASAAQGMATVSISGSKLRLNYCGTSLDLFSGACIERIIARITALPAVENITLADAGEIGAVREEYDALAPELRDRLASHLATLEAAEAAIAALIAAIPPVLTVNGSLPKKALFGSVLTPPSATANDEPDGAIAVTVGVIDPDGLDVLVGGSVAFDKYGVYTVLYTAVDSDGNETSVSYPITVREYTRFDMNNDGNVTVGDALMALRIAANLVTADTLDIAAGDADGDGEITVADALQILRAAIGLSD encoded by the coding sequence ATGAAAAGCTCTGTCTTCAAAAAAGCACTATCTCTGATTATATCCCTGCTGCTGTGCGCCGGGTGCTTCACGCTGCCCGCCGCAGCGGAAGGGGAGGAGAACGGCTGGAGCATCGCGGAAACCGACTACGCAGGCGGAACGCTGACTGTCGAGACGTGGTCGCGTTCGGCGGGAGAAATGGCGCTTTCGCTTGACGGATCCGCCGTCGCCGGCGGCGCGGTAACACAGTCCGGCGGATACTACCGCCGCTCTTTTACCGTCGATACGACCGCCTTTGCGGACGGGGCAAAGACGCTTGCTTTCTCCGTCGGAGGCGTTCAGATTGCGGAGAAGGCAGTGCTTTTCGACAACACCGCGCCTTATATCAGAAGCTGGCAGGCGATCGACGCGCTCGGCCGCAAATACACCGCGTACGATATGGAGGTTTACCCCGACGACATCATCGTTCTGAGCGACGGACAGACCTTCGATATAACATTCAACCCGACCGACGACGGCTGCGGAGTCGCATCCGTTACCGCCGTGCTCGACGGGCGGAGCATTACGCCGCCTTACGAGGTCGAATACGACTTCATCACCGGCGGCTACCACAATATGAGTTACACGCTGACGGATAACGCCGGCAACAGCGCGACGAGCAGTCTGCGCTTTGAGGTGCGCAAGCCTGCGCCTTCATATTCGGATATCAGAGTAGCGGAAACAGACGGCGGCATGCGCATTTCCGCGAAGCTGACCGGTTCGTTCACGCGTTACAGCGCGAAGTTCTGTCTCGCAGAGATACTGAAAGCGTCGGCGAGTGAAAACGTGACGCACGGCGACATTTCAGCCGAAACGCCCGCGGGCGAACGTCCGGTCGGAGCCGAGCGCGACGGCGGCTTCCTGACCGAGACGGCGGCCGGAGGGGAACTGTATCAAACCTTCGCCATCGACGTTTCCGGCAAGACCGGCAAGGTCTGCGCCGATTATACCGGCGAGACCGCTGTCGGCAACAGGATAGAAATGAGCATTTACAACGGCGTTTCCGGAGAGTGGGAGCATTTCAAAACGAAAACGAGCTTCAACGGAGAAGTGAACTTCAACCTCGGTAAGAACGGCGTGAACATTGCGGATTACGCTTCCGAAGGCGTGCTGAAGCTTCGCTTCCGCGTTATTTCCGACAGCGCCGTGAAGTATCTGAAAACGACGTCGTTCGTGCCGAGCGTTCGCTTCAATTCTCAGATAGGCGAAACGCAGACGGGCCTGAAAAACAGCACCGCCGCGGTCGTTTACACCGGCAACATAACTTCGTCGCTCGGCTGGTATATTCTCGGCACCGCCGACCTTTACAACTCATATTCGCCCACGCGCTCGTTCAGCGTTTCCGTCGATAACTCATCGCTGCTTGAACAGTTCAACGCGGCGTTCGGAGGCGATACCGCTACCCGCGTTTCGCTGACGTGGCAGTCTGCGGGGGATATGAAAACACACGTGCAGCTCTTGCCGTACGGGAACATTTACCCCGACTTCAGCTCGAACGAAACAAAGAATTACACCGGCAGCACGACCTTCAGCGAAGAGACCGGCAAGTATATACACAAGCTGCGTATAAGCAGCCTGAAGCCCGGTACGAAATACTGGATGCGGTACGGCGACAAGAATCAGGGCGTCTGGTCGCACCCCTGTGTTTTTGAGACCGCGGCCGCGGACGATACCTTCGCCTTCGCGGCGGTCGCGCCCGGAGGCAGTGAAAGCGACGTGCGTTCCGCATGGAACGCGGCGTATTGGAGCGTTGCGCCGGCGTTCGTGATGACGACCGGTTCCGAAGCCGCGGGCGAAGCGGCGTGGAAGAGCTATTTCTCCGCGATGTCCTGCGTGTTCGAAAACGTTCGTACCGTACCGGCTGCCGGTCCGTCGGACAGCGGCGTCTGGTGGACGAAATACAATCTATCCGAGCAGTCCGGAGCCGGTCATGCAACCGGCGTCTACTATTCATTCGTTTATAAAAACGCGCTGTTCGTCGTGCTCAATTCAAACGACGTCGATGCGGAGGGTAAGCTGAATTCCAGGCAGCTCTCGTGGCTGACAAGAACGCTTGGTGCGGACGAATACGACTGGAAATTCATGCTGCTTAACGCGCCGCTCACCGGCGACGCGTCGGCTTCGCCGCTTGCCGCGCAGCTCTGCCCGATAGCGGAGCAGTACGGCGTAAACGCGGTGTTCAGCTCCGGCTCAGCCGCCGTTTCTTGTGAAACCGGGAGCGAGACGCTGACGCTCGACGGCGTCGGATACTTCACCGGCGCGGAACCGGCTTATATCAACCTCGCATCCGCTGCTCAGGGGATGGCGACGGTAAGCATATCCGGCAGCAAGCTGCGGCTGAATTACTGCGGAACGTCGCTCGATCTTTTCTCGGGCGCGTGCATTGAGCGCATCATCGCGCGCATAACCGCGCTTCCCGCGGTCGAGAATATAACGCTCGCGGATGCCGGCGAAATCGGCGCTGTCAGGGAGGAATACGACGCGCTCGCCCCTGAGCTTCGCGATCGTCTCGCCTCGCATCTCGCGACGCTTGAAGCCGCTGAAGCGGCAATCGCCGCTCTAATAGCAGCGATTCCGCCGGTGCTTACGGTAAACGGCAGTCTGCCGAAGAAAGCGCTTTTCGGAAGCGTTCTCACGCCTCCTTCCGCAACGGCGAACGACGAACCGGACGGGGCGATCGCCGTCACGGTCGGCGTTATCGATCCGGACGGCCTCGACGTCCTTGTCGGCGGCTCGGTGGCTTTCGATAAATACGGCGTCTACACCGTGCTTTACACTGCTGTTGACTCGGACGGAAACGAAACGAGCGTTTCTTACCCGATAACCGTGCGCGAATACACGCGCTTTGATATGAACAACGACGGAAACGTGACCGTCGGCGACGCGCTCATGGCCCTTCGCATAGCGGCGAATCTCGTTACCGCAGACACGCTGGATATTGCGGCGGGCGACGCGGACGGCGACGGCGAAATAACGGTCGCCGACGCGCTTCAGATACTCCGCGCGGCTATCGGCCTGAGCGACTGA
- a CDS encoding class I mannose-6-phosphate isomerase, with product MELLKLKPVFKEMIWGGGKLGTIYGKPIPSDRTGESWEAAEHKNGCSLVDGGKYDGMKITEALSDMDGMGSLNAGAEKFPLLIKFIDANDKLSVQVHPDDAYAAELEQGELGKTEMWYILDAAPGAKLIYGFDRDVTREEYAEAIKEGRLNELLNFVDARKGDVFFIPAGRVHAICDGLLIAEIQQNSDTTYRLFDWNRVDKNGNPRQLHIEKGVKVSDVASSKGKEYTTPLEYAAGDAEISVLAMCRYFAAERVSVSGKAKFECGGGSFNIFTVLEGEGGIAGSAAKAGDSFIMPAGFGGYAVTGEITYIRSYVPDLAEERARLEAAGFTSEQIDGVIK from the coding sequence ATGGAACTTCTTAAACTCAAACCCGTTTTCAAGGAAATGATATGGGGCGGCGGCAAGCTCGGAACGATCTACGGCAAGCCCATCCCCTCAGACCGCACCGGCGAAAGCTGGGAGGCCGCCGAGCATAAGAACGGCTGCTCCCTCGTCGACGGCGGCAAATACGACGGAATGAAAATAACCGAGGCTCTTTCCGATATGGACGGAATGGGCTCGCTCAACGCGGGTGCGGAAAAGTTCCCGCTGCTTATAAAGTTCATCGACGCCAACGACAAGCTCTCCGTGCAGGTGCATCCCGACGACGCCTACGCCGCGGAGCTCGAGCAGGGCGAGCTGGGCAAAACGGAGATGTGGTACATACTCGACGCCGCGCCCGGCGCTAAGCTCATCTACGGCTTCGACCGCGACGTTACCCGCGAGGAGTACGCGGAAGCGATAAAGGAAGGCCGCCTCAACGAGCTGCTCAACTTCGTCGACGCGCGCAAGGGCGACGTCTTCTTCATCCCCGCCGGCAGAGTCCACGCGATATGCGACGGCCTGCTCATCGCGGAGATACAGCAGAACTCCGATACGACTTACAGACTTTTCGACTGGAACAGAGTCGACAAAAACGGCAACCCGCGCCAGCTTCACATAGAGAAGGGCGTGAAGGTATCCGACGTTGCCTCCAGCAAGGGGAAGGAGTACACGACTCCGCTTGAATACGCGGCCGGGGACGCGGAGATCTCCGTGCTCGCGATGTGCCGCTACTTCGCCGCCGAACGCGTGAGCGTCAGCGGAAAAGCGAAGTTTGAATGCGGCGGCGGAAGCTTCAACATCTTTACCGTCCTCGAGGGCGAAGGCGGGATCGCCGGCAGCGCCGCGAAGGCGGGCGACAGCTTCATTATGCCGGCGGGCTTCGGCGGATACGCAGTCACCGGCGAAATAACCTACATCAGATCATACGTTCCCGATCTCGCGGAGGAGCGCGCGCGGCTCGAAGCCGCCGGCTTCACCTCGGAACAGATCGACGGAGTCATTAAATAA
- a CDS encoding histidine--tRNA ligase yields the protein MALITTAPRGTQDLLPENSFKNQWLESTLAKTAADFGFSEIRFPTFEHTELFNRSVGDTTDIVQKEMYTFEDKGGRSITLRPEGTASAVRLLLENGLDKGLLPVKAYYLIPCFRYEKPQAGRLREFHQFGVEFFGAATPKADCEIITLADECIRRLGVKGVSLFINSIGCPECRAEYRKALVEYFKKREDKLCKLCRERLNVNPLRVLDCKDPDCDGDVENAPKITDYLCGDCREHFEQVKTLLTESGVDFTVNPRIVRGLDYYNGIVFEFISSDIGAQGTVCGGGRYDGLAAQMGGSPICGLGFGMGLERMMLLLEKQGLFPEAAEGCRVFIGSMGEKAEKEAFRIALALRREGVAAEYDSVGRSVKAQMKYADKIRAGYTVVLGDSELESGVCRVKRMSDGETREIKISDLVGFFR from the coding sequence ATGGCGCTTATCACCACCGCTCCCAGAGGGACGCAGGACCTGCTTCCCGAAAACAGCTTCAAAAATCAATGGCTCGAAAGCACGCTCGCGAAGACGGCGGCTGATTTCGGCTTCTCCGAGATACGCTTCCCCACCTTCGAGCACACCGAGCTTTTCAACCGCTCCGTCGGCGACACGACGGACATCGTTCAGAAGGAGATGTATACCTTCGAGGACAAGGGCGGCAGAAGCATCACGCTGCGCCCGGAGGGTACCGCCAGCGCGGTGCGCCTCCTGCTCGAAAACGGCCTCGACAAGGGACTTCTGCCCGTCAAGGCGTATTACCTCATCCCCTGCTTCCGTTATGAGAAGCCGCAGGCCGGCCGTCTGCGCGAGTTCCACCAGTTCGGCGTCGAGTTCTTCGGCGCGGCGACCCCGAAGGCGGACTGCGAGATAATCACGCTCGCCGACGAGTGCATCCGCCGCCTCGGCGTGAAGGGCGTTTCGCTTTTCATCAACTCCATCGGCTGCCCGGAATGCCGCGCCGAATACAGAAAAGCGCTCGTCGAATACTTCAAAAAGCGCGAGGACAAGCTCTGCAAGCTCTGCCGCGAACGCCTGAACGTCAACCCGCTCCGCGTGCTCGACTGCAAGGATCCCGACTGCGACGGCGACGTTGAGAACGCGCCGAAGATCACCGACTACCTCTGCGGCGACTGCCGCGAGCACTTCGAGCAGGTCAAGACGCTGCTGACCGAAAGCGGCGTAGACTTCACCGTAAATCCCCGCATCGTGCGCGGGCTCGACTATTACAACGGCATCGTCTTCGAGTTCATTTCAAGCGACATCGGCGCGCAGGGCACCGTCTGCGGCGGAGGCCGCTACGACGGGCTCGCCGCGCAAATGGGCGGCTCCCCGATATGCGGACTCGGCTTCGGCATGGGGCTGGAGCGCATGATGCTCCTGCTCGAGAAGCAGGGGCTCTTCCCCGAAGCCGCCGAGGGCTGCCGCGTCTTCATCGGCTCGATGGGCGAAAAGGCGGAGAAGGAAGCCTTCCGCATCGCGCTCGCGCTGCGCCGCGAGGGCGTCGCCGCCGAATACGACTCCGTCGGCAGAAGCGTCAAGGCGCAGATGAAATACGCCGACAAGATACGCGCCGGATACACCGTCGTGCTCGGCGACTCCGAGCTCGAAAGCGGCGTCTGCCGCGTCAAGCGCATGAGCGACGGCGAAACGCGGGAAATCAAAATCTCCGACCTCGTCGGGTTTTTTCGCTGA
- a CDS encoding N-acetylmuramoyl-L-alanine amidase: MKKLVSFVLIFAFAAALIPAATVSAYHNFVETARVDPTCTEDGYVDYVCAGGFVVEDPLMILGDIVLTAEDLYAYSEPQIPNMRLTCTIEELINYYLTIGAKYHLRGDLAYLQAIKETGWFKFNRPQSYLAPDGEGGWVRVYEPRPEGLYAVPTDNNFCGLGITGKLGDEASLCRFATAELGVTAHIQHIYAYATADALPEGEVIVDPRFYYMEHGSKPSWKELGTNDWTSDPDYGGSIVTAYTKALTKTAHGEDCGETKHEILPALGHDWGEWTVTVPAGEETPGSKERVCATCGGKETVEIPPTTQHIWTEWRMTVPATYTAAGEETRVCLHCMKRETRAVAALPQVRYGDIDCDGKITVNDALAVLRRAAGLTEVFGAQFVLSDVDRDCRVTVSDALTVLREAAKLDIVPQIGYPTGRAATLINVRNETFKPVPNDSDTSYPQFFWLPKGTTDYITGESICASDNSLSYFTLRGGHRVYQKDSQVKNGVSILTNELLAAELKSDGRFTYFTVGATQKTPFKFVVHGLYSGDTAATDAYCSNFASVSVTFTDAAGAPAVSTDANPLFSAASVTEADGAVTYTFTLRRKGMFCGFNSYYDASGNLVLRFHNPLNTSNGRLDGAVICLDAGHGGYDTGASGNGLSEAEENVKVALALRTKLQALGATVYITRAEQFYFSDGVRVNKDTERVHRLELISSYDPDLLISVHHNYYENTSANGTEALYFYGFNQALAQKVSDAMHDVSGMKNRGGKYHNVFVYRNHDFMSILLECGFLSNSGDAAWLKASGNTDKLANAVANAVVEYFR; this comes from the coding sequence ATGAAAAAGCTTGTATCGTTCGTTTTGATATTCGCGTTCGCTGCGGCGCTGATACCGGCGGCGACGGTTTCGGCGTATCATAACTTCGTCGAAACCGCGCGCGTCGATCCGACCTGCACCGAGGACGGCTACGTCGACTACGTCTGCGCCGGCGGCTTCGTCGTCGAGGACCCGCTTATGATCCTGGGCGACATCGTGTTGACCGCGGAGGACCTTTACGCCTATTCCGAGCCGCAGATCCCGAATATGCGCCTGACCTGCACGATAGAGGAGCTCATAAACTACTACCTGACTATCGGCGCGAAGTATCACCTTCGCGGCGACCTTGCGTACCTGCAGGCGATAAAGGAAACCGGCTGGTTCAAGTTCAACCGCCCGCAGAGCTACCTCGCGCCGGACGGCGAAGGCGGCTGGGTGCGCGTATACGAGCCGCGTCCTGAGGGACTTTACGCCGTGCCGACGGATAACAACTTCTGCGGACTCGGCATTACCGGCAAGCTCGGCGACGAAGCCAGCCTCTGCCGTTTCGCGACCGCGGAGCTGGGCGTTACCGCGCATATCCAGCACATTTACGCTTACGCGACCGCCGACGCGCTTCCGGAAGGGGAAGTGATCGTCGATCCGCGCTTCTACTATATGGAGCACGGCAGCAAGCCTTCGTGGAAGGAACTCGGAACGAACGACTGGACGAGCGATCCCGACTACGGCGGTTCGATCGTTACGGCGTACACCAAGGCGCTCACGAAGACCGCGCACGGCGAAGACTGCGGCGAAACCAAGCATGAGATCCTCCCCGCGCTCGGACACGACTGGGGAGAGTGGACGGTGACCGTTCCCGCCGGCGAGGAAACCCCCGGCAGCAAGGAACGCGTCTGCGCGACCTGCGGAGGGAAGGAAACCGTTGAGATCCCGCCGACGACGCAGCATATATGGACCGAATGGCGCATGACCGTTCCGGCGACGTACACTGCCGCCGGCGAAGAAACCCGTGTCTGCCTGCATTGCATGAAGCGCGAAACCCGTGCGGTCGCGGCGCTTCCGCAGGTTAGGTACGGAGATATCGACTGCGACGGCAAGATCACCGTAAACGACGCGTTGGCCGTGCTTCGCAGGGCTGCCGGACTCACAGAGGTGTTCGGGGCGCAATTCGTCCTTTCGGACGTCGATCGAGACTGCAGAGTCACGGTTTCAGACGCTCTTACAGTCCTTCGTGAAGCCGCTAAACTTGACATTGTTCCGCAGATCGGCTATCCGACCGGCAGAGCGGCGACGCTGATAAACGTGAGGAACGAGACCTTCAAGCCTGTTCCGAACGACAGCGACACGAGCTATCCGCAATTCTTCTGGCTGCCGAAGGGAACGACTGATTACATAACCGGCGAATCTATATGCGCGAGCGACAATTCGCTGAGTTATTTCACTCTGCGCGGGGGACACCGCGTATATCAGAAGGATTCGCAAGTAAAGAACGGCGTCAGCATCCTCACGAACGAGCTTCTCGCCGCCGAGTTGAAATCCGACGGCAGATTCACATATTTCACGGTCGGGGCGACTCAGAAGACCCCGTTCAAGTTCGTCGTTCACGGGCTCTACTCCGGAGACACTGCCGCGACAGACGCCTACTGCTCGAACTTCGCCTCAGTCAGTGTGACATTTACCGACGCCGCGGGCGCTCCCGCCGTAAGTACGGACGCGAATCCGCTTTTCTCCGCCGCTTCGGTTACGGAGGCGGACGGGGCGGTGACGTACACCTTCACGCTGAGGCGCAAAGGTATGTTCTGCGGCTTCAACTCTTACTATGACGCGAGCGGCAACCTCGTTCTGCGCTTCCATAACCCGCTGAACACGTCGAACGGTCGCCTTGACGGCGCGGTCATATGCCTCGACGCGGGACACGGCGGTTACGACACCGGCGCGAGCGGCAACGGACTGAGCGAGGCCGAGGAAAACGTCAAGGTCGCTCTCGCGCTGCGCACGAAGCTTCAGGCGCTCGGCGCGACGGTATATATAACCCGTGCGGAACAGTTTTATTTCTCGGACGGAGTGCGTGTGAACAAAGACACCGAGCGCGTGCACCGTCTCGAGCTGATCTCTTCCTACGATCCCGATTTGCTCATAAGCGTACATCATAACTACTACGAAAACACCTCCGCCAACGGCACCGAGGCGCTGTATTTCTACGGCTTCAACCAGGCGCTGGCGCAGAAGGTGAGCGACGCGATGCACGACGTCAGCGGGATGAAAAACCGCGGCGGCAAGTATCATAACGTCTTCGTCTACCGCAATCACGACTTTATGTCGATACTGCTTGAGTGCGGATTCCTTTCAAACAGCGGCGACGCCGCGTGGCTCAAGGCGTCCGGCAACACCGACAAATTGGCGAACGCAGTAGCGAACGCAGTTGTCGAGTATTTCAGGTGA
- a CDS encoding heavy metal translocating P-type ATPase, whose product MTEKFNVTGMHCAACQAAVERAVKRLDGVSSADVNLLGASMVVEYDENALSEKDIRAAVKAAGYKAEKADGKPRPKNDEAKTLGRCFLLSLAFLVPLMALMILHMAGVKLPDFMTHKVVGWVQLALTVPIMIVNRRFFIGGGKSLFRGAPNMDTLIAVGSAASFLYSLYSLLTGGEHFYFDSAAMILTLITLGKYLEARSKRVTGDALDALEDMAPKTAIVVRDGAETEIPADELRVGDVVALKPGMSAPVDGTVVEGSSYLDQSAVTGESEYVFKQAGDAIISASVNHGGYLRFRADKVGEDTSFSRIVRLVSEAAASKAPIQRLADKIAGVFVPVVMGVAALTFAIWMLVGGGFESALLHAVSVLVISCPCALGLAAPVAVMVGTGRGAQLSILYGSAEILERTGKITAVALDKTGTVTGGRPEVTDVVSFTDVDPLPAAAALEKLSEHPIASAVCAYAEGLELPEVSDFESFTGRGVSGVVEGARCLAGNAALMEENGVDISHAAEKAEALKAEGKTVIYFAADGALAALIAAADSIRPTSADAVAELKSEGIKVLMLTGDNPNTAAVIAAKAGIDDVRAGLMPEDKEAALTALRESGEITAMAGDGINDAPALAKADIGISMGAGTDIALRSSDIVLLRDDLADLPTAIRLSRAVLRNIKQNFFWALFYNALCIPLAAGAFSSLLGWELSPVWAAAAMSVSSLFVVGNSLRLRFFKPNAKKEK is encoded by the coding sequence ATGACCGAAAAATTCAACGTTACCGGAATGCACTGCGCGGCATGTCAGGCCGCAGTAGAACGCGCGGTCAAACGGCTTGACGGCGTTTCCTCCGCCGACGTCAACCTGCTCGGCGCATCGATGGTCGTCGAATACGACGAAAACGCGCTCTCGGAAAAGGATATCCGCGCCGCCGTCAAAGCCGCCGGATACAAAGCCGAAAAGGCGGACGGCAAGCCGCGCCCGAAAAACGACGAGGCGAAAACGCTCGGCAGGTGCTTCCTGCTCTCGCTGGCGTTCCTCGTTCCGCTGATGGCACTTATGATACTGCACATGGCGGGCGTAAAGTTGCCCGACTTCATGACGCACAAGGTCGTCGGGTGGGTCCAGCTCGCGCTGACAGTTCCCATAATGATCGTCAACCGCAGGTTTTTCATCGGCGGCGGCAAGTCGCTCTTCCGCGGCGCGCCGAATATGGACACGCTTATCGCGGTCGGTTCCGCAGCGTCGTTCCTTTACAGCTTGTATTCCCTGCTGACCGGCGGAGAGCATTTCTACTTTGACTCCGCCGCGATGATACTTACGCTTATAACGCTCGGCAAATATCTGGAGGCACGTTCCAAGCGCGTCACCGGCGACGCGCTCGACGCGCTCGAGGATATGGCTCCGAAAACGGCGATCGTCGTACGCGACGGAGCAGAAACCGAGATACCCGCGGACGAACTGCGCGTCGGAGACGTTGTAGCGCTGAAGCCGGGGATGTCCGCGCCCGTCGACGGAACGGTCGTCGAAGGGAGCTCGTATCTCGATCAGTCGGCGGTCACGGGCGAAAGCGAATACGTATTCAAGCAGGCGGGCGACGCGATAATCTCCGCCTCCGTCAACCACGGCGGATACCTGCGCTTCCGCGCCGACAAGGTCGGCGAGGACACGTCGTTTTCCCGCATAGTCAGGCTCGTTTCCGAAGCCGCGGCGTCAAAGGCGCCGATACAGCGGCTCGCAGATAAGATCGCCGGCGTTTTCGTGCCCGTGGTGATGGGCGTCGCCGCGCTCACCTTCGCGATATGGATGCTCGTCGGCGGCGGATTTGAATCCGCGCTGCTTCACGCGGTATCCGTGCTCGTCATTTCCTGCCCCTGCGCGCTCGGGCTCGCCGCCCCCGTCGCCGTTATGGTCGGCACCGGCAGAGGCGCGCAGCTCTCGATACTCTACGGCTCCGCCGAAATCCTCGAACGCACCGGCAAGATAACCGCCGTCGCGCTGGACAAGACCGGCACCGTCACCGGCGGCAGACCGGAGGTCACGGACGTGGTCTCCTTCACGGACGTCGACCCGCTCCCCGCGGCCGCCGCGCTCGAGAAGCTTTCGGAGCATCCGATCGCTTCCGCTGTCTGCGCTTACGCCGAAGGGCTCGAGCTGCCGGAGGTATCCGACTTCGAGAGCTTCACCGGCAGGGGCGTTTCCGGCGTAGTCGAAGGCGCGCGCTGCCTCGCCGGCAACGCCGCGCTGATGGAGGAAAACGGAGTAGATATTTCCCACGCCGCCGAAAAAGCGGAGGCGCTGAAAGCCGAAGGCAAGACGGTCATCTACTTCGCCGCGGACGGCGCGCTCGCCGCGCTGATCGCCGCCGCCGATTCGATACGCCCCACCTCCGCGGACGCGGTGGCGGAGCTGAAGAGCGAAGGTATAAAAGTGCTTATGCTCACGGGGGACAACCCCAACACCGCCGCCGTCATCGCCGCGAAAGCGGGAATCGACGACGTGCGCGCCGGACTGATGCCGGAGGACAAGGAGGCGGCGCTGACCGCCCTGCGCGAAAGCGGAGAAATCACAGCGATGGCCGGCGACGGCATCAATGACGCGCCCGCACTCGCGAAGGCGGATATAGGCATTTCGATGGGCGCGGGAACGGATATCGCGCTGCGCTCCTCCGATATAGTGCTGCTCCGCGACGACCTCGCGGACCTGCCGACCGCGATACGCCTCAGCCGCGCGGTACTCCGCAACATCAAGCAGAACTTCTTCTGGGCGCTCTTCTACAACGCCCTGTGCATACCGCTCGCCGCCGGAGCATTCTCCTCTCTGCTCGGCTGGGAGCTTTCCCCCGTCTGGGCCGCCGCCGCGATGAGCGTAAGCTCGCTCTTCGTCGTCGGCAACTCGCTCCGACTGCGCTTTTTCAAGCCGAACGCGAAAAAAGAAAAATAA
- a CDS encoding ATP-binding cassette domain-containing protein gives MITVTNLTKKYGKKAAVDNISFTVNEGEIVGFLGPNGAGKTTTMNILTGYLSMSSGSASVGGFDILENPNEVKKLVGYLPEHPPLYSDMTVDAYLKFVFKLKKCKDLDMKSHVAEICDVVKLSDVRGRIIGHLSKGYQQRVGLAQALIGNPPVLILDEPTVGLDPRQIIEIRDLIKDLGKQRTVILSSHILPEVQAVCGRIIVINRGRLVADDSAENLTRNAGGKPAYSVTIDGAEGQVIAALRGIAGVTSVKRVAEKEKGTFEYLVEAEKDTDIRKAIFNVCVSLGTPLIETHPVASSLEDVFISLTGGSRRAPGGKAKRSVKKREEADL, from the coding sequence TTGATCACGGTAACCAATCTGACAAAGAAATACGGCAAAAAAGCCGCCGTGGACAACATCTCGTTCACGGTCAACGAAGGCGAGATCGTCGGCTTCCTCGGCCCGAACGGCGCGGGAAAGACCACGACGATGAACATTCTGACGGGGTATCTTTCGATGTCCTCCGGCAGCGCCTCCGTCGGCGGCTTCGACATACTCGAGAATCCCAACGAGGTCAAAAAGCTCGTCGGGTATCTCCCCGAGCATCCGCCGCTCTACTCCGATATGACGGTGGACGCTTATTTGAAGTTCGTCTTCAAGCTCAAGAAATGCAAGGACCTCGATATGAAGTCCCACGTCGCCGAGATATGCGACGTCGTGAAGCTCTCCGACGTCCGCGGCCGCATAATCGGGCATCTCTCGAAGGGGTATCAGCAGCGCGTCGGACTGGCGCAGGCGCTCATCGGCAATCCGCCGGTGCTCATCCTCGACGAGCCGACCGTCGGGCTCGACCCGCGGCAGATAATCGAAATACGCGACCTCATCAAAGACCTCGGCAAACAGCGCACCGTCATACTCAGCTCGCACATTCTCCCCGAAGTGCAGGCGGTATGCGGACGCATAATCGTCATCAACCGCGGGCGGCTCGTCGCCGACGACTCCGCCGAAAACCTCACCCGCAACGCCGGCGGCAAGCCCGCCTACTCCGTCACTATCGACGGCGCTGAGGGACAGGTCATCGCCGCGCTGCGCGGCATCGCCGGAGTCACCTCCGTCAAGCGCGTCGCGGAGAAGGAAAAGGGCACCTTCGAGTACCTCGTGGAAGCGGAAAAGGATACCGATATCCGCAAGGCGATATTCAACGTCTGTGTTTCGCTCGGCACTCCGCTTATCGAAACCCACCCCGTCGCTTCGTCGCTCGAGGACGTATTCATAAGCCTCACCGGAGGCTCCCGCAGAGCGCCGGGCGGAAAGGCGAAGCGCTCCGTCAAAAAGAGAGAGGAGGCCGATCTCTGA